One genomic segment of Intestinimonas butyriciproducens includes these proteins:
- a CDS encoding enoyl-CoA hydratase/isomerase family protein, which translates to MEYKKILYEVRDGVAVITINSPKTLNAITDEIIEELYQAITAAEADDGVRVMVLTGAGKAFCAGGELGSFREGLENGTLDMAANMRNSSRLPVAIKTSGKPVIAAVRGAAAGAGCSLALCCDFCFAADNAKFIEAFVGVGLLPDTGGLYALAKAVGDARAVQMCMTGEPVSAEKALEYGIAYRVVPEAELEEKVMKFALRLAAGPSSCYRAVKRMEWETGWKDFGDYMALEQEFQAECAASPNFREGVFAFLEKRPPKFQ; encoded by the coding sequence ATGGAATACAAAAAGATCCTCTATGAGGTGAGGGACGGCGTGGCCGTCATCACCATCAACAGCCCCAAGACCCTCAACGCCATCACCGATGAGATCATCGAGGAGCTCTACCAGGCCATCACCGCCGCGGAGGCCGACGACGGGGTGCGGGTGATGGTCCTCACCGGCGCGGGCAAGGCATTCTGTGCCGGGGGAGAGCTGGGCTCTTTCCGGGAAGGGCTGGAGAACGGGACCCTGGATATGGCGGCCAACATGCGCAATTCCTCCCGGCTGCCGGTGGCCATCAAGACCTCCGGAAAGCCGGTCATTGCCGCCGTGCGGGGTGCCGCCGCCGGAGCGGGGTGCAGCCTGGCGCTGTGCTGCGACTTCTGCTTCGCTGCCGACAACGCCAAATTCATCGAAGCATTTGTGGGTGTGGGGCTGCTGCCCGACACCGGCGGGCTCTACGCCCTGGCCAAGGCGGTGGGCGACGCCCGGGCCGTCCAGATGTGCATGACGGGCGAGCCCGTGAGTGCTGAAAAGGCCCTGGAGTACGGCATTGCCTACCGGGTGGTGCCTGAGGCGGAGCTGGAGGAGAAGGTCATGAAGTTTGCCCTCCGACTGGCGGCGGGCCCCTCCAGCTGCTACAGGGCCGTCAAGCGGATGGAGTGGGAGACCGGCTGGAAGGACTTTGGGGACTACATGGCCCTGGAGCAGGAGTTCCAGGCCGAATGCGCCGCCTCCCCCAACTTCCGGGAGGGCGTGTTTGCCTTCCTGGAAAAGCGCCCCCCAAAATTCCAGTGA
- a CDS encoding acyl-CoA dehydrogenase family protein, whose protein sequence is MSGYVLTEMQKDLQKFARDFAQKELGPIAAEIDRTHGPFPVEVFRKFCDAGFNTMFLPEAYGGQGFGAFDMVLVNEEFAKVDAGFICSATTGEFGIEPVMLFGTEEQKHYYMDFLLNGKLGAFALTEPDAGSDAGATRTAAVRDGDDYILNGRKCFITSGGLADVYTVFATVDRSLGTKGITCFIVEKDRPGVSVGKAEDKMGMVLSNTTDLLFENVRIPAKNRVGEEGKGFKIAMTCLDRSRGVNSYGALGIAQRAIDESVAYAKQRKTFGKPIIAHQMVQGLLADMEIQTTAARALLWHCARMVDEGVYDSKLGTVTKAFISDAAMQVTTNAVQVLGGYGYSREYPVEKLMRDAKLWQIFEGTNQVQRMVIAGAMAAGK, encoded by the coding sequence ATGAGCGGATATGTTTTGACTGAGATGCAGAAGGACCTGCAAAAGTTTGCCCGGGATTTTGCCCAGAAGGAGCTGGGCCCCATTGCCGCCGAGATCGACCGCACCCACGGGCCCTTCCCCGTGGAGGTGTTCCGGAAGTTCTGCGACGCCGGCTTCAACACCATGTTCCTGCCTGAGGCTTATGGCGGACAGGGCTTCGGCGCCTTCGACATGGTGCTGGTGAACGAAGAATTCGCCAAAGTGGACGCGGGGTTCATCTGCAGCGCCACCACCGGAGAGTTCGGCATCGAGCCGGTGATGCTCTTCGGGACCGAGGAGCAAAAGCACTACTACATGGACTTCCTCCTCAACGGCAAGCTGGGCGCCTTTGCCCTCACCGAGCCCGACGCCGGCAGCGACGCCGGAGCCACCCGCACCGCTGCGGTGCGGGATGGGGACGACTACATCCTCAACGGCCGAAAGTGCTTCATCACCAGCGGCGGTCTGGCCGACGTGTACACCGTGTTCGCCACGGTGGACCGCAGCCTGGGCACCAAGGGCATCACCTGTTTCATCGTGGAAAAGGACCGGCCCGGCGTGTCCGTAGGCAAGGCCGAGGACAAGATGGGCATGGTGCTCTCCAACACCACCGATCTCCTCTTTGAGAACGTCCGTATCCCTGCCAAGAACCGGGTGGGCGAGGAGGGCAAGGGCTTCAAGATCGCCATGACCTGCCTGGACCGCAGCCGGGGGGTGAATTCCTACGGCGCCCTGGGCATCGCCCAGCGGGCCATTGACGAGAGCGTGGCCTATGCCAAACAGCGCAAGACCTTCGGCAAGCCCATCATCGCCCACCAGATGGTGCAGGGGCTGCTGGCGGATATGGAGATCCAGACCACCGCCGCCCGGGCCCTGCTGTGGCACTGCGCCCGGATGGTGGACGAGGGAGTCTACGACTCCAAGCTGGGCACCGTCACCAAGGCTTTCATCAGCGACGCGGCCATGCAGGTGACCACCAATGCGGTGCAGGTACTGGGCGGCTACGGCTACTCCCGGGAATATCCGGTGGAGAAGCTGATGCGGGATGCCAAACTGTGGCAGATCTTTGAGGGCACCAACCAGGTCCAGCGCATGGTCATCGCCGGGGCCATGGCCGCCGGGAAATGA
- a CDS encoding YczE/YyaS/YitT family protein — MSTAANTGAALPKRLLICALGLLCYASGVAVTKNCDLGISPIVSVAYVLSLITPITMGWCTTLVNLVFFLLQRLLLRREYPLWMMGAQFLMSVLFSVTIDLTAVLFGFLAGWAPPYPARLAVFVLGCAVLALGVFLIVSADFVVLPAEGCVNAVVRRTGLRFGTGKVLFDGAMVAVTVAVSLLCFRQVRGIREGTLIAVVLIGTFARHIGERLGPALERHLAAAT; from the coding sequence ATGAGCACGGCGGCCAACACCGGGGCCGCCCTTCCGAAGAGGCTCCTGATCTGCGCCCTGGGACTGCTGTGCTACGCCTCCGGAGTGGCGGTCACCAAAAACTGTGATCTGGGCATCTCGCCCATCGTCAGTGTGGCGTACGTCCTCTCCCTGATCACACCCATCACCATGGGCTGGTGCACCACGCTGGTAAACCTGGTGTTTTTCCTGCTCCAGCGCCTGCTGCTCCGGCGGGAATACCCCCTGTGGATGATGGGGGCACAGTTCCTCATGAGCGTCCTGTTCAGTGTGACCATCGACCTCACCGCCGTCCTCTTCGGCTTTCTGGCCGGGTGGGCTCCGCCCTACCCGGCCCGGCTGGCGGTCTTTGTTCTGGGCTGCGCCGTGCTGGCCCTGGGGGTGTTCCTCATCGTCTCGGCGGACTTTGTGGTGCTGCCCGCCGAGGGGTGCGTCAACGCCGTCGTCCGCCGTACGGGCCTGCGGTTCGGCACGGGGAAGGTGCTCTTCGACGGCGCCATGGTGGCGGTGACGGTGGCCGTCTCCCTCCTCTGCTTCCGGCAGGTCCGGGGAATCCGGGAGGGGACCCTGATCGCAGTGGTCCTCATCGGCACCTTTGCTCGGCACATCGGGGAGCGGCTGGGGCCCGCCCTGGAGCGGCATCTGGCCGCGGCTACATGA
- a CDS encoding iron-containing alcohol dehydrogenase translates to MEAVSALKVGCGKFFHGEGVISLLAGEIMRLGGKALLVGGPTSVDRVMDAARESLDAAGVSCVVRRHTDYCTVAWAETYAALARSEGCTVLVGVGGGKCIDEMKCAAHFAGLPIITVPTSIATCVATSMVCIMYNEKGQRAPAVNLSKEVDVCIADTGLIASAPRRTLAAGILDSMAKMPECFHQKKIGSYRDCTLEEYIQVVNSRAIFEFLMGEGRDLYKNGGAARRFQDAVLTNLLHTSIVSGFADGSGQLAVAHATYDFLRTHHTEASYHFLHGEMVAVGLLVQMAYNGSSQEEIQAVRSLMADMHMPLTLADLEYDCSGAQRDFFLQTIAADANITTPADMSLLRAALEEAL, encoded by the coding sequence ATGGAAGCTGTCTCCGCGTTGAAGGTCGGCTGCGGAAAATTCTTTCACGGCGAGGGAGTGATCTCCCTTCTGGCGGGAGAGATCATGCGTCTGGGCGGGAAGGCTCTTCTTGTGGGCGGCCCCACCTCGGTGGACCGGGTGATGGATGCCGCGCGGGAAAGCCTGGACGCCGCCGGTGTCTCCTGTGTGGTCCGCCGCCACACCGATTACTGCACCGTCGCCTGGGCCGAGACCTACGCCGCGCTGGCCCGGTCGGAGGGCTGCACGGTCCTGGTGGGCGTGGGGGGCGGCAAGTGCATCGACGAGATGAAGTGCGCCGCCCATTTCGCCGGCCTCCCCATCATCACAGTGCCCACCTCCATCGCCACCTGCGTGGCCACCTCCATGGTCTGCATTATGTATAATGAGAAGGGCCAACGGGCCCCGGCCGTCAACCTGAGCAAGGAGGTGGATGTGTGCATCGCCGACACCGGCCTCATCGCCTCCGCCCCCCGCCGCACGCTGGCCGCCGGGATTCTGGACTCCATGGCCAAGATGCCCGAATGCTTCCATCAAAAGAAGATCGGGAGCTATCGGGACTGCACGCTGGAGGAGTACATCCAGGTCGTCAACAGCCGGGCCATTTTTGAATTTCTGATGGGCGAGGGCCGGGACCTCTACAAAAACGGCGGCGCGGCCCGGCGCTTCCAGGACGCAGTGCTCACCAATCTGCTCCACACCTCCATCGTCAGCGGGTTTGCTGACGGCTCCGGGCAGTTGGCCGTGGCCCATGCCACCTATGACTTCCTGCGCACCCATCATACCGAGGCCAGCTATCATTTTCTCCACGGCGAGATGGTGGCGGTGGGTCTGCTGGTCCAGATGGCTTATAACGGCTCCTCTCAGGAGGAGATCCAGGCCGTCCGGAGCCTGATGGCCGACATGCACATGCCCCTGACCCTGGCGGACCTGGAGTACGACTGCTCCGGTGCTCAGCGGGACTTTTTCCTCCAGACCATTGCCGCAGACGCCAACATCACCACGCCTGCGGACATGTCCCTCCTGCGTGCCGCTCTGGAGGAGGCGCTCTGA
- a CDS encoding SDR family NAD(P)-dependent oxidoreductase — MELGLKGRVAVVTGGATGIGRAIAEAFAGEGCAVAIGARREEKLAEAEADFTARGWEIYTQKVDVTREEEVSDFAAQVFRRFGRLDVWVNNAGMTCHAPMDQVSLAFWREVIDTNLTGVFLGSKYAAREMRKGGGGIIFNAGSFQSLFPAAGSGPYGAAKAGVCSLTRSLAGEYARDHIRVLTYIPGVIETPMTRIDDWAAATGQRDNIPMERLGVPQDLADTIVFLASDRASYINGVSIEITGGKFCVQNPRYAWTAGDREEGRGSRSETA, encoded by the coding sequence ATGGAATTGGGTCTGAAGGGTAGGGTCGCCGTGGTGACGGGCGGCGCCACCGGGATCGGGCGGGCCATCGCGGAGGCCTTTGCCGGAGAGGGCTGCGCGGTGGCCATCGGCGCCCGCCGGGAGGAGAAGCTGGCGGAGGCGGAGGCGGACTTCACCGCCCGGGGGTGGGAGATCTACACCCAAAAGGTGGATGTGACCCGGGAGGAGGAGGTATCCGACTTCGCCGCGCAGGTCTTCCGCCGCTTCGGGCGGCTGGACGTTTGGGTGAACAACGCGGGGATGACCTGCCATGCCCCCATGGATCAGGTGAGTCTGGCATTCTGGCGGGAGGTCATCGACACCAACCTGACGGGGGTCTTCCTGGGGTCCAAATACGCCGCCAGAGAGATGCGGAAGGGCGGAGGCGGCATTATCTTCAACGCAGGCTCCTTCCAGTCCCTGTTCCCGGCGGCGGGCTCCGGCCCCTACGGCGCGGCCAAGGCGGGGGTATGCAGCCTCACCCGCTCGCTGGCCGGGGAATACGCCAGGGATCACATCCGGGTGCTCACCTATATCCCCGGCGTCATCGAGACGCCCATGACCCGGATCGACGACTGGGCGGCGGCCACAGGGCAGCGGGACAACATTCCCATGGAGCGGCTGGGCGTGCCCCAGGACCTGGCCGACACCATCGTGTTTCTGGCCTCGGACCGGGCCTCCTATATCAACGGCGTCAGCATCGAAATCACCGGCGGAAAGTTCTGTGTACAGAATCCCAGATACGCCTGGACGGCGGGAGACCGGGAGGAGGGGAGAGGGAGCCGGTCTGAGACGGCCTGA
- the dctP gene encoding TRAP transporter substrate-binding protein DctP: MKQTGKRMVSLLLGIVLMIALSTTAFAAEDGKIVKLAFTDSPTLTIGDMSIYHPSYAAMLAFKGAFEKSTGGEYSVELYPNGVLGDAASTMEQMLTGTITGSTPADGALSAFAPDIQVFTIPYLFDNPTIAYDVLDGDFGRQLFEKIAAETGFRVVASYDNGGYRNFTNSKREIRTAADMEGLNIRVQDSPVYLEMVEALGASATPVAFLELYSALQTGVVDGQENSAVTTLGASLDEVQPYCTLDGHLLGLAFLVISDTWYQGLDADTQAKVDEAGREATIAARGTCRYAEALAVDTLTQKGVTVYSPTAEELETFKVAQQPVIDYLKQNLSNPSLVDERFAAIDSVENGGNAAPTDPDATPAPGNANDPTQTEGASNSNSGGTSPALIAVIVVAALVVIFLVTRKKGGKKED, from the coding sequence ATGAAACAGACAGGTAAAAGAATGGTCTCTCTGTTGCTGGGTATTGTATTGATGATAGCATTGTCCACAACAGCCTTCGCGGCGGAGGACGGGAAGATCGTCAAGCTGGCGTTCACCGATTCCCCCACACTTACTATCGGTGATATGAGCATCTACCACCCTTCCTACGCGGCGATGCTGGCCTTTAAGGGCGCCTTTGAGAAGTCCACCGGCGGGGAGTACTCCGTGGAGCTCTATCCCAACGGCGTGCTGGGGGACGCGGCCTCCACCATGGAGCAGATGCTCACCGGGACCATCACCGGCAGCACCCCGGCGGACGGCGCTCTGTCCGCCTTCGCCCCCGATATCCAGGTGTTCACCATCCCCTATCTGTTTGACAACCCCACCATTGCCTACGATGTGCTGGACGGGGACTTCGGCCGGCAGCTCTTTGAGAAGATCGCCGCCGAGACCGGGTTCCGGGTGGTGGCCTCCTACGACAACGGCGGCTACCGCAACTTCACCAACAGCAAGCGGGAGATCCGGACGGCCGCCGATATGGAGGGGCTGAACATCCGGGTGCAGGACAGCCCGGTCTACCTGGAGATGGTGGAAGCCCTGGGCGCCTCCGCCACGCCGGTGGCGTTCCTGGAGCTCTACAGCGCCCTGCAGACCGGCGTGGTGGACGGACAGGAGAACTCAGCCGTCACGACTCTGGGCGCCTCCCTGGACGAGGTGCAGCCCTACTGCACGCTGGACGGGCATCTGCTGGGCCTAGCCTTCCTGGTCATCAGCGACACGTGGTACCAGGGGCTGGACGCGGATACCCAGGCCAAGGTGGACGAGGCCGGACGGGAGGCCACCATCGCCGCCCGCGGCACCTGCCGCTACGCCGAGGCCTTGGCTGTGGACACACTGACTCAAAAGGGCGTCACCGTTTACTCCCCTACGGCTGAGGAGCTGGAGACCTTTAAGGTGGCTCAGCAACCCGTCATCGATTATCTGAAACAAAATCTGAGCAATCCCAGCTTAGTGGATGAGCGCTTTGCTGCCATCGACAGCGTTGAGAATGGCGGAAACGCCGCGCCCACCGATCCTGACGCCACCCCCGCACCCGGCAATGCTAACGATCCCACCCAGACCGAGGGTGCCTCCAACTCGAACAGCGGCGGGACCAGCCCGGCCCTGATTGCGGTGATTGTTGTCGCGGCGCTTGTTGTGATTTTCCTCGTCACCCGCAAAAAGGGTGGTAAAAAAGAAGACTGA
- a CDS encoding TRAP transporter small permease — protein sequence MRKVHDLLNEYLDFLATVVEKVCLALMAIMTGIVLLQVVARLTPGVKNPNWTEELSRYVMIYIAFIGASNGIRQWDNVGVDFLIERLPRVPQFLLNIVIRLVVLAFWCIVTYWGVEYFPKVGARQFSASMGFPILYAQISLIIGGVLCTLQTMGQILNLLFGGGEDA from the coding sequence ATGAGGAAAGTACATGATCTTCTAAACGAATACCTGGACTTTTTAGCCACGGTGGTGGAGAAGGTCTGCTTGGCTCTAATGGCGATCATGACAGGCATCGTGCTTCTGCAGGTGGTGGCCCGGCTGACCCCCGGCGTCAAGAACCCCAACTGGACGGAGGAGCTCTCCCGCTATGTCATGATCTACATCGCGTTCATCGGCGCCAGTAATGGGATTCGTCAGTGGGACAACGTAGGGGTGGACTTTCTCATCGAACGTCTGCCAAGGGTTCCCCAATTTCTGCTCAATATAGTGATTCGTCTGGTGGTGCTGGCGTTCTGGTGCATCGTGACCTATTGGGGCGTGGAGTATTTCCCAAAGGTGGGTGCCAGACAGTTCAGCGCCTCCATGGGTTTTCCTATCCTGTATGCCCAGATTTCCCTGATCATAGGCGGCGTGCTTTGTACGTTGCAGACAATGGGGCAGATTTTGAATCTGCTGTTTGGAGGTGGAGAGGATGCTTGA
- a CDS encoding TRAP transporter large permease: MLEFGIATLILIVTILVGFPIAYSIGLTTIFYIFITNPANLLVIPIRMFSGINSFTLMALPLFMLAAEIMVRTGISSKLFDFVRITRVGRWRGGLAYVNVLASTIFGSISGAALSDIAGLGKVEIDAMEEDGYEKGFACAITAASSIESPLIPPSNVAILYAGTMALSVGAVLYAGFLPGLLLAGSQMLYIKLNAKRLNLPKHEKQYTSAEKKDIRIRGWIAMGMPLIILVGITAGLFTPTEAAAVAVLYALIVGAFVFKNITVKMILDSLWSAGKTTANLFVITSISAVFAWAIGVEQIPQQLSAFMLGITDSPYVMLLIINVVLIIVGMWMETSAAVLLFAPILAPIAVAMGVHPVHFAVVMIINLTIGLITPPVGVVLYATSNVGKLKFEQVVKSTMPLILLAVVILLLVTFIPELSLFLPRLLGFID, encoded by the coding sequence ATGCTTGAATTCGGGATCGCCACTCTGATTTTGATCGTAACCATCCTCGTCGGGTTCCCCATCGCCTATTCCATCGGCCTGACGACCATCTTCTACATCTTTATCACCAACCCCGCCAACCTGCTGGTCATCCCCATCCGCATGTTCTCGGGCATCAACTCCTTTACGCTGATGGCCCTGCCCCTGTTCATGCTGGCGGCGGAGATCATGGTCCGGACCGGCATCTCCAGCAAGCTCTTCGACTTTGTGCGCATCACCCGGGTGGGCAGGTGGCGGGGTGGACTGGCCTACGTCAACGTGCTGGCCAGCACCATCTTCGGCTCCATCTCCGGCGCGGCCCTGTCCGACATCGCCGGTCTGGGCAAGGTGGAGATCGACGCCATGGAGGAGGACGGCTATGAGAAGGGCTTTGCCTGCGCCATCACCGCCGCCTCTTCCATTGAGAGCCCCCTCATCCCGCCCAGCAACGTGGCCATCCTCTACGCCGGCACCATGGCCCTGTCCGTGGGCGCCGTGCTGTACGCTGGATTCCTTCCCGGCCTGCTGCTGGCGGGCTCCCAAATGCTCTACATCAAGCTCAACGCCAAGCGGCTCAACCTGCCCAAGCATGAAAAGCAGTATACCTCCGCGGAGAAAAAGGACATCCGCATCCGGGGCTGGATCGCCATGGGGATGCCCCTCATCATCCTTGTCGGCATCACCGCCGGCCTCTTCACCCCCACCGAGGCGGCCGCCGTGGCCGTGCTCTACGCCCTGATCGTAGGCGCCTTCGTCTTTAAGAACATCACTGTGAAGATGATCCTGGACTCCCTCTGGTCCGCCGGAAAGACCACCGCCAATCTCTTCGTCATCACCTCCATCTCGGCGGTGTTTGCCTGGGCCATCGGCGTGGAGCAGATCCCCCAGCAGCTCTCCGCCTTCATGCTGGGCATTACCGACAGCCCCTACGTCATGCTCCTGATCATCAACGTAGTCCTTATCATCGTGGGCATGTGGATGGAGACCTCCGCCGCCGTGCTGTTGTTCGCCCCCATCCTGGCCCCCATCGCCGTGGCCATGGGCGTCCACCCCGTCCACTTCGCCGTGGTCATGATCATCAACCTGACCATCGGCCTCATCACGCCGCCTGTGGGCGTGGTGCTCTACGCCACCTCCAACGTGGGAAAACTGAAGTTTGAGCAGGTGGTCAAGTCCACCATGCCCCTCATCCTCTTGGCTGTGGTCATCCTGCTGCTGGTCACCTTCATCCCTGAGCTGAGTCTGTTCCTGCCCCGGCTGCTGGGCTTTATCGACTGA
- a CDS encoding dihydrodipicolinate synthase family protein, whose product MVKKYEGIIPPIVTPFDEAGEINESCLRREMELCMEAGAHGLSVGGSTGEGPTLHDDELCRMLEIGREFVGPEQTLVCGVMRMSTRDAVATGLRAREAGADAIMVTPTAYNVLVPNAEGMFSFYSTISREVGLPVIIYNVIPQNTISPALFHRLLDETEHVMGIKQSVGGIQALYADIMETAGRGRVYAATDDMIYSCFDLGARGAISAILSVFPAECVEMWECARNGDHQRGLAIQQSLYQKWQCLGGNQFPIRLKYALKVLGRDCGYCRSPITYLPEEEKAAIRSAFAG is encoded by the coding sequence ATGGTCAAGAAGTACGAGGGGATCATTCCCCCCATCGTCACGCCCTTTGACGAGGCGGGCGAGATCAACGAGAGCTGTCTGCGCCGGGAGATGGAGCTGTGCATGGAGGCGGGCGCCCACGGCCTGAGTGTGGGCGGCAGCACCGGAGAGGGCCCCACCCTCCACGACGACGAGCTGTGCCGGATGCTGGAGATCGGCCGGGAGTTCGTCGGCCCGGAGCAGACCCTGGTGTGCGGCGTCATGCGGATGAGCACCCGGGACGCGGTGGCCACCGGACTGCGGGCCAGGGAGGCCGGGGCCGACGCCATCATGGTGACCCCCACCGCCTACAACGTCCTGGTGCCCAACGCCGAAGGCATGTTCAGTTTTTACAGCACCATCTCCAGGGAGGTGGGGCTGCCCGTCATCATCTACAACGTGATCCCGCAGAACACCATCTCCCCCGCCCTCTTCCACCGCCTGCTGGATGAGACCGAGCACGTCATGGGCATCAAGCAGAGCGTGGGCGGCATCCAGGCCCTCTACGCCGACATCATGGAGACGGCCGGCCGGGGCAGGGTGTACGCGGCCACCGACGATATGATCTACTCCTGCTTCGACCTGGGGGCCAGGGGGGCCATCTCCGCCATCCTCTCCGTATTCCCCGCCGAGTGCGTGGAGATGTGGGAGTGCGCCCGGAACGGAGACCACCAGCGGGGCCTGGCCATCCAGCAGTCCCTCTATCAGAAGTGGCAGTGCCTGGGCGGCAATCAGTTCCCCATCCGCCTGAAGTACGCCCTCAAGGTGCTGGGCCGGGACTGCGGCTACTGCCGGAGCCCCATCACCTACCTGCCCGAGGAGGAGAAGGCGGCCATCCGCAGCGCCTTTGCCGGCTGA
- the dapA gene encoding 4-hydroxy-tetrahydrodipicolinate synthase yields the protein MNQFVEKYGQILLPLITPYDANEEVDYGKYAELIEYLIQNDLCDSLIVTGTTGEASLLTFDERVKLMETAVKTAAGRKPVIAGTGCASTKETIALTNKAVDLGIETCLVVCPFYNKPTQEGLYRHFKALAEATKADIMLYNIPIFVGVNLEAETVRRLAALPNIVGVKDEAGINPTQVTDFFLATQDVDPDFAIYNGDDVMLLPTIVQGAMGLVSGGAHIFGHEIRAIFKAFAEGDNQRAKELFVPIYRFCKSTGQNGRILPNSILRPAIELVTGIHLGPARSPLAPATEEEMAVTTAILREIGKLN from the coding sequence ATGAATCAGTTTGTGGAAAAGTACGGCCAGATCCTGCTGCCCCTCATCACCCCCTATGACGCCAACGAAGAGGTGGACTACGGCAAGTATGCCGAACTCATCGAGTACCTCATTCAAAACGACCTGTGCGATTCCCTCATCGTCACCGGAACCACCGGCGAGGCCAGCCTGCTCACCTTTGACGAGCGGGTGAAGCTGATGGAGACCGCCGTCAAGACCGCCGCCGGGCGCAAGCCCGTTATCGCCGGCACCGGTTGCGCCTCCACCAAGGAGACCATCGCCCTGACCAACAAGGCGGTGGATTTGGGCATCGAGACCTGCCTGGTGGTCTGCCCCTTCTACAACAAGCCCACCCAGGAGGGCCTGTACCGCCACTTCAAGGCCCTGGCCGAGGCCACCAAGGCCGACATCATGCTCTACAACATCCCCATCTTTGTGGGCGTGAACCTGGAGGCCGAGACGGTCCGCCGCCTGGCCGCCCTCCCCAACATCGTGGGCGTCAAGGACGAGGCCGGCATCAACCCCACCCAAGTCACCGACTTCTTCCTGGCCACACAGGACGTGGATCCCGACTTTGCCATCTACAACGGCGACGACGTGATGCTCCTGCCCACCATCGTCCAGGGCGCCATGGGTCTGGTCAGCGGCGGCGCCCACATCTTCGGCCACGAGATCCGGGCCATCTTCAAGGCCTTCGCCGAGGGCGACAACCAGCGGGCCAAGGAGCTCTTCGTGCCCATCTACCGCTTCTGCAAGTCCACCGGCCAGAACGGCCGCATCCTGCCCAACTCCATTCTCCGCCCCGCCATCGAGCTGGTCACCGGCATCCACCTCGGGCCCGCGCGCAGCCCCCTGGCGCCCGCCACCGAGGAGGAGATGGCCGTCACCACCGCCATTCTTCGGGAGATCGGCAAGCTGAACTAA
- a CDS encoding FadR/GntR family transcriptional regulator, whose translation MDKPEPSPIKAITRVSITDSVVDRIREMIESGAYEVGEKLPTEAKLCEMLSVSRTSVREATRVLQTLGYVTLVPGKGAFVADLKPSDGGEENWFDVENVQFYDFMEVRMAIETLAVRLSVERATPKQIRALEKIHAAFLEANEKQDGLQLIMLDEQFHTKIIEYTNNPLLININKQLLECFRVYRSSSFMNNAVYQNAVGPHSRILLCFQTHNVSQAVEEMRRHLEITTLDMKTIHSGQES comes from the coding sequence ATGGATAAGCCGGAGCCGAGTCCGATCAAGGCCATCACCAGAGTGTCGATTACCGATTCCGTCGTAGACCGCATCCGCGAAATGATCGAGTCCGGAGCCTATGAGGTGGGGGAAAAGCTGCCCACCGAGGCCAAACTGTGTGAAATGCTCTCCGTGAGCCGCACCAGCGTGCGGGAGGCCACCCGCGTGCTTCAGACCCTGGGCTACGTGACTCTGGTGCCGGGCAAGGGGGCCTTCGTGGCCGACCTCAAGCCCTCCGACGGCGGGGAGGAGAACTGGTTCGACGTGGAGAACGTGCAGTTCTATGACTTCATGGAGGTGCGCATGGCCATCGAGACCCTGGCCGTCCGCCTTTCGGTGGAGCGGGCCACGCCCAAGCAGATCCGGGCCCTGGAGAAGATCCACGCCGCCTTTCTGGAGGCCAACGAGAAGCAGGATGGCCTCCAGCTCATCATGCTGGACGAGCAATTCCACACCAAGATCATCGAGTACACCAACAATCCCCTGCTCATCAACATCAACAAGCAGCTCCTGGAGTGCTTCCGGGTTTACCGGAGCAGCTCCTTCATGAACAACGCGGTCTATCAGAACGCGGTGGGGCCCCACTCCCGGATTCTGCTGTGCTTCCAGACCCATAACGTGAGCCAGGCGGTGGAGGAGATGCGCCGACATCTGGAGATCACAACGCTGGATATGAAAACCATCCACAGCGGGCAGGAGTCCTGA